From the Exiguobacterium aurantiacum genome, one window contains:
- a CDS encoding N-acetylglucosaminidase, with product MVPTLLILALAIVGFLWLQDRPSGSYTVQTYEEGDVSTRAFESLDEARAYMARGGNRALLDASGDVIDFTGTGIAVTPTDRITNLYQDAEFKKRQSYVAGGTRLRLMQTGDKHLLVTISGADVYVKPADMTLYPDAVVERRGFYQMRDGQVFHTVEANGNLAGTFLVGPAPDESSDRIYTENVRDVFDSPYQFASIASKAPYSARELDAFLGSLDDSPLAGKGDAFKDAEAEFGINALFLMAVAGHESGFGTSAIAREKNNLFGFQATDNDPSGNAASYRSVEASIDAAARLFAEKYVTGDYDRGPFPGNKQEGVNVFYASDPYWGEKVAGTMYRIDRELGLTYLEQLK from the coding sequence GTGGTTCCCACGCTGCTCATCCTCGCCCTCGCCATCGTCGGCTTCCTTTGGCTCCAAGATCGTCCGAGCGGGTCGTATACCGTTCAGACCTATGAGGAGGGGGACGTTTCGACCCGGGCGTTTGAGTCGCTCGATGAGGCACGCGCCTACATGGCACGCGGGGGCAACCGCGCCCTACTCGATGCGTCAGGGGACGTCATCGATTTCACGGGTACTGGAATCGCGGTCACCCCGACCGACCGAATCACCAACCTATACCAGGACGCCGAGTTTAAGAAACGACAGTCCTATGTCGCCGGTGGAACCCGTCTCCGACTCATGCAGACGGGCGACAAGCATTTGTTGGTGACTATCTCCGGGGCCGATGTCTACGTGAAGCCCGCCGACATGACGCTTTACCCAGACGCCGTCGTTGAGCGTCGAGGCTTCTACCAGATGCGGGACGGCCAAGTGTTCCATACCGTCGAGGCGAATGGAAATTTGGCCGGGACGTTTCTCGTCGGACCGGCACCGGACGAGTCGTCAGACCGAATATATACGGAGAATGTGCGCGATGTGTTCGATTCGCCGTATCAATTCGCTTCAATCGCTTCGAAGGCACCGTATTCGGCTCGCGAGCTCGACGCATTCCTCGGCTCACTCGATGACAGCCCGCTCGCCGGGAAAGGCGATGCCTTCAAGGACGCCGAGGCCGAATTTGGCATCAACGCCTTGTTCCTCATGGCCGTCGCCGGGCACGAATCGGGGTTCGGAACGTCTGCCATCGCCAGGGAAAAGAATAACTTGTTCGGCTTCCAAGCGACCGACAACGACCCGAGCGGTAATGCGGCCTCTTATCGATCCGTCGAGGCGAGCATCGATGCGGCCGCTCGACTATTCGCTGAAAAATACGTGACCGGCGATTACGACCGTGGTCCGTTTCCTGGCAATAAACAAGAAGGTGTCAACGTCTTTTACGCCTCGGACCCATATTGGGGCGAGAAAGTCGCCGGGACGATGTATCGCATCGACCGCGAACTTGGATTGACTTATTTAGAACAGCTCAAATGA
- a CDS encoding metal-dependent hydrolase, with protein sequence MKITYYGHATVHLDLDGTSVLIDPFLTSNPHTDVDPATVKADYLLLTHAHFDHIEDVELIAKQTGATIVATHELATYYEKKGYSVHGMNIGGGHPFPFGRVTMTQAFHSSSLDMGDVPVYMGMPGGFIIEADALTLYHAGDTALFSDMKLYGERFDIDVAFLPIGDNFTMGPVDALDAAHWLQAKRVVPIHFDTFPPIKQDARAFCDQLHQRGLLIEPNTTIEI encoded by the coding sequence ATGAAGATCACATACTATGGCCATGCGACTGTACACCTCGATCTCGACGGGACGTCTGTCTTAATCGATCCGTTTTTGACGAGCAATCCGCATACGGACGTCGACCCGGCGACCGTCAAGGCAGATTATCTGTTGCTCACCCACGCTCATTTTGACCATATCGAAGACGTGGAGCTGATTGCGAAACAGACGGGTGCGACGATTGTCGCGACGCACGAACTGGCGACATATTATGAGAAGAAAGGTTATTCGGTCCACGGTATGAACATCGGAGGCGGTCATCCGTTTCCGTTCGGTCGCGTCACGATGACGCAGGCGTTCCATAGCTCGAGCCTTGACATGGGTGATGTGCCCGTCTATATGGGCATGCCGGGAGGCTTTATCATCGAAGCGGATGCACTCACGTTGTACCACGCCGGAGACACGGCGTTGTTCTCCGATATGAAACTGTACGGGGAACGCTTCGATATCGACGTCGCCTTCCTCCCGATTGGAGACAACTTCACGATGGGACCGGTCGATGCGCTCGATGCCGCACACTGGCTTCAAGCGAAACGGGTCGTCCCGATCCACTTCGACACGTTCCCACCGATCAAACAAGACGCTCGGGCGTTCTGCGATCAATTGCACCAACGTGGTCTCTTGATCGAGCCGAACACGACGATCGAGATTTGA
- a CDS encoding transporter substrate-binding domain-containing protein, whose translation MKKGFLALCIASLAAFTVACGSDVNEGGSTSTDEEDKVIVMGTSADYFPYEFVDTANGDEIVGFDIDIAKQVAENMGYELKIEDMDFGSLLGALNAGRVDFVMAGMTPTEERKENADFSDIYFTAKNLILSKGDAIQSLEDLDGKQVGVQLGSIQEGIAKEQIPGAEIVALNKIPEIIQEIKTGRIDAMVIEDTVAKKYLDQDSELSTFEIVDEEEAGSAAAFRKDDELRDQFNEELNKMIDSGEIEKLAQKWFEQEAAPAE comes from the coding sequence ATGAAAAAAGGTTTTCTAGCATTATGTATCGCGAGTCTGGCCGCTTTCACGGTAGCTTGCGGGTCGGACGTGAATGAAGGGGGCAGCACGTCGACCGATGAGGAGGATAAAGTCATCGTCATGGGGACGAGTGCTGACTATTTCCCATATGAGTTCGTCGATACGGCGAACGGCGATGAGATTGTCGGCTTCGACATCGATATCGCCAAGCAAGTGGCCGAGAACATGGGCTATGAATTGAAAATTGAAGACATGGACTTTGGTAGCCTGCTTGGGGCGCTCAATGCCGGCCGTGTCGACTTCGTCATGGCGGGTATGACGCCGACAGAAGAACGAAAAGAGAACGCCGATTTCTCGGATATCTATTTCACGGCAAAAAACTTGATCCTGTCAAAAGGGGATGCCATCCAGTCGCTTGAAGACTTGGACGGCAAGCAAGTCGGGGTCCAACTCGGTTCGATTCAAGAAGGGATTGCCAAAGAGCAAATCCCGGGCGCTGAAATCGTCGCCTTGAACAAGATCCCAGAGATCATCCAGGAAATCAAGACGGGGCGCATCGATGCGATGGTCATCGAGGATACGGTCGCGAAGAAATATCTTGACCAAGACAGCGAACTTTCAACGTTTGAAATCGTCGACGAGGAAGAGGCCGGTTCTGCCGCTGCCTTCCGCAAGGACGATGAGCTCCGCGATCAATTCAATGAAGAGTTGAACAAGATGATTGATTCAGGAGAAATCGAGAAGTTGGCACAAAAATGGTTCGAACAAGAAGCAGCACCAGCTGAATAA
- the fadH gene encoding 2,4-dienoyl-CoA reductase, with protein sequence MKTIWITGGSSGMGKAMALKFKTEGWNVAISGRNEERLQEAMGELEAIGAGAAIAVQHDVRDYEACTQALDQISERLGPVHALVNNAAGNFVCPTLDLTPNGWTSVIDIVLNGTFNCTHVLGKHWEREQLRDGSIINMVASYAWQAGAGVAPSAAAKAGVLNLTRTLAVEWGYQFGARVNAISPGPIERTGGADKLAVHVKEVERIRRNVPLGRFGTPEEIADLAFWMASDEMRYLNGECISLDGGHWLNKHPF encoded by the coding sequence ATGAAAACGATTTGGATCACAGGCGGCTCATCGGGGATGGGCAAAGCGATGGCCTTAAAATTCAAGACGGAGGGATGGAACGTCGCCATCAGCGGCCGGAACGAGGAGCGGTTACAAGAAGCGATGGGTGAGCTCGAGGCTATCGGGGCCGGAGCAGCCATCGCCGTTCAACACGATGTACGTGACTATGAGGCGTGCACGCAAGCACTCGACCAAATCAGCGAACGGTTAGGTCCGGTGCATGCGCTCGTCAACAATGCGGCCGGCAACTTCGTCTGTCCGACGCTCGACTTGACGCCGAACGGTTGGACGAGCGTCATCGATATCGTCTTGAACGGGACGTTCAATTGCACGCACGTCCTCGGCAAGCATTGGGAACGGGAGCAGTTGCGGGACGGCTCCATCATCAATATGGTCGCCTCCTACGCCTGGCAAGCGGGCGCCGGTGTCGCACCGAGCGCGGCCGCCAAAGCCGGCGTACTCAATTTGACGCGAACGCTCGCCGTCGAATGGGGGTATCAGTTCGGGGCGCGCGTCAACGCGATCAGCCCTGGCCCGATCGAGCGGACCGGTGGTGCCGACAAACTCGCCGTCCACGTCAAAGAGGTCGAACGGATCCGTCGCAACGTGCCGCTCGGACGGTTCGGGACACCGGAAGAGATTGCCGACCTCGCCTTTTGGATGGCATCGGACGAGATGCGCTACTTGAACGGAGAATGTATCTCGCTCGACGGTGGCCATTGGCTCAATAAACATCCGTTCTAA
- a CDS encoding M20/M25/M40 family metallo-hydrolase translates to MVNEKRVLDTFLQLVGIDSETKEEAVICEHLKAVFTELGCDVYEDDASTKTAHSGNNLIITLPATKQGVDPIYFTAHMDTVTPGKGIKTSIQDGYVVTDGTTILGADDKTGLTAMIELVRVLTEQAIPHGQIQFVITVGEESGLVGAKVLDLSKIDAKFGFALDSDGPVGDIIVAAPTQAKVNARIYGKTAHAGVAPEKGVSAIQIAAKAIAKMQLGRIDDETTANIGRFEGGRATNIVCDYVEVLAEARSLIHEKMEAQAESMKQAYIEAAATHGGRAEVDIDIMYPGFKFEEGDEVVEVAKAAAAAIGRPTRILHSGGGSDANVIAGGGIPTVNLAVGYEEIHTTNERMPLVELYKLVEYVVQIVEHVATPKTK, encoded by the coding sequence ATGGTAAACGAGAAACGAGTGCTTGACACATTTTTACAACTGGTCGGGATCGACTCAGAGACGAAAGAAGAAGCAGTCATCTGTGAGCATTTGAAGGCGGTCTTCACAGAGCTCGGATGTGACGTCTATGAGGACGACGCATCGACGAAAACGGCTCATTCAGGTAACAACCTCATCATCACGCTACCGGCGACGAAACAAGGCGTCGATCCGATTTATTTCACGGCGCACATGGACACGGTCACCCCAGGTAAGGGCATCAAGACGAGCATTCAAGACGGCTACGTCGTGACGGACGGGACGACCATCCTCGGCGCTGATGATAAAACCGGTTTGACGGCGATGATCGAGCTTGTCCGTGTCTTGACGGAACAAGCGATCCCGCACGGACAAATCCAGTTCGTCATCACGGTCGGGGAAGAATCAGGTCTCGTCGGGGCGAAAGTGCTCGATTTGTCGAAAATCGATGCGAAGTTCGGTTTCGCGCTCGACTCGGACGGCCCGGTCGGCGACATCATCGTCGCAGCCCCGACCCAGGCGAAAGTGAACGCTAGAATTTACGGTAAGACGGCGCACGCCGGTGTCGCTCCTGAGAAAGGGGTTTCGGCGATTCAAATCGCGGCGAAGGCGATCGCGAAGATGCAGCTCGGCCGAATCGATGACGAGACGACGGCGAACATCGGACGGTTCGAAGGCGGTCGTGCCACGAACATCGTCTGTGATTACGTCGAGGTGCTCGCCGAAGCGCGGTCGCTCATCCACGAAAAAATGGAAGCCCAAGCCGAGTCGATGAAACAAGCGTATATCGAGGCGGCAGCCACACACGGTGGCCGAGCTGAGGTCGACATCGACATCATGTACCCAGGCTTCAAGTTCGAGGAAGGGGACGAAGTCGTCGAGGTCGCGAAAGCGGCGGCAGCGGCGATCGGACGCCCGACACGCATCTTACATTCTGGCGGCGGTTCAGACGCGAACGTCATCGCTGGCGGCGGAATTCCGACCGTCAACCTCGCTGTCGGTTATGAAGAGATTCATACGACGAACGAGCGCATGCCACTCGTCGAGCTATACAAGTTGGTTGAATATGTCGTTCAAATTGTCGAGCACGTCGCGACACCGAAAACGAAATGA
- a CDS encoding DUF4430 domain-containing protein, which yields MSLLVPLLTACGGEEPSNENATCDVEPTISVYDASTEETLFHEKSVCLEDGATVLDALEATELDIESVGSGEMTYVTAIDGIQEKSAGQSSGWVYAFNGSPGDEGAGAKQVESTDIIQWRFEEDAISFFE from the coding sequence ATGAGTTTACTCGTCCCACTGTTGACCGCTTGCGGCGGGGAAGAACCGTCGAACGAAAATGCGACCTGTGACGTCGAACCAACGATTTCCGTTTATGACGCTTCGACCGAAGAGACGTTGTTCCATGAGAAGAGCGTTTGTTTAGAGGACGGGGCGACGGTGCTAGATGCGCTCGAAGCGACCGAACTCGACATCGAATCGGTCGGCAGCGGGGAGATGACCTATGTGACGGCGATCGACGGCATCCAAGAGAAGTCGGCTGGTCAATCGTCGGGCTGGGTCTACGCCTTTAACGGTAGTCCGGGTGATGAAGGCGCCGGAGCCAAACAAGTCGAATCGACCGATATCATTCAATGGCGTTTTGAAGAAGATGCGATTTCTTTCTTCGAATGA
- a CDS encoding HD domain-containing protein has translation MTHPAVLETERYVATLHAGDHTGHDMAHLERVRRLAIHLAEGEAVDGLVLTLAALLHDVEDEKLGREAGLVARHLDTLALDPDRREHVLTIIGETSFSKQTDPSTRESAILQDADRLDAIGAIGIARTFQFAGSRGSSLYGEHDPTSAVAHFDAKLFRLANQMHTERARQIARERHAFMVTFLDRFEAEWTGQDI, from the coding sequence ATGACGCATCCAGCGGTACTCGAGACCGAACGGTACGTGGCGACGCTACATGCCGGAGACCATACCGGTCATGACATGGCCCACCTTGAACGGGTACGCCGCTTGGCGATTCATCTCGCGGAAGGGGAAGCGGTCGACGGTCTCGTCTTGACGCTCGCGGCGCTCTTGCACGACGTCGAGGATGAGAAGCTCGGTCGCGAGGCAGGGCTCGTCGCGCGTCACCTGGACACGTTAGCGCTCGATCCGGATCGACGGGAGCACGTCCTGACGATCATCGGCGAGACATCATTCTCGAAGCAAACAGATCCGTCGACACGGGAGAGTGCCATCCTGCAAGATGCGGACCGGCTCGACGCGATCGGGGCGATCGGCATCGCTCGGACGTTCCAATTTGCGGGTTCGCGAGGCAGTTCCCTCTATGGAGAGCATGATCCAACGAGCGCGGTCGCTCATTTCGACGCCAAACTGTTTCGGCTCGCGAATCAGATGCATACGGAACGGGCACGCCAAATCGCCCGGGAACGCCACGCCTTTATGGTCACATTTTTGGACCGATTCGAAGCGGAATGGACGGGGCAAGACATATGA
- the rnz gene encoding ribonuclease Z, protein MKLQFLGTGSGMPSKQRNVSGLAVTLAKQTWLIDCGEATQHQMLHTKVKPRKVSAVWVTHLHGDHVFGLPGFLSTRSALDGSSPLTLYGPKGIKKWLELTMKVTGSYLGYDLTIVEYEDGDTFEQDGHLVIVKRLDHRFPSYGFRIEAPERPGALLVDKVKALGIPSGPIYRTIKQSDTFEFEGKTYASKEYVTDAVPGPVVAILGDTVPCPNAAVLAEGVDVLVHEATFMHGEAKLARQYGHSTTVEAATLAKTVQAGRLIVTHISARYQGREDEFLDEVRSVFQNSLVANDFFEYTVGD, encoded by the coding sequence ATGAAGTTACAATTTTTAGGAACTGGCTCTGGTATGCCCTCGAAACAACGGAACGTCTCCGGGTTGGCAGTCACGCTTGCGAAACAGACGTGGCTCATCGATTGTGGCGAGGCGACGCAGCACCAGATGCTGCATACGAAAGTAAAACCGCGCAAAGTCTCCGCCGTTTGGGTGACACACCTTCACGGCGATCACGTCTTCGGTCTGCCCGGGTTCTTGTCGACGCGTTCAGCGCTCGACGGGTCGAGCCCGCTCACGCTTTACGGACCGAAAGGCATCAAGAAATGGCTCGAGTTGACGATGAAAGTGACGGGTTCTTATCTCGGCTATGACTTGACGATTGTCGAGTACGAGGACGGCGATACGTTCGAACAGGACGGTCACCTCGTCATCGTCAAACGACTCGACCATCGCTTCCCGTCGTACGGATTCCGTATTGAAGCGCCGGAACGACCGGGCGCATTGCTCGTCGACAAAGTGAAGGCGCTCGGCATCCCGAGCGGACCGATTTATCGGACGATCAAGCAGTCTGACACGTTCGAGTTTGAAGGGAAAACCTACGCCTCTAAAGAATACGTCACTGACGCGGTCCCAGGACCGGTCGTGGCGATTCTAGGGGATACGGTCCCATGTCCAAACGCCGCTGTCCTTGCTGAAGGAGTCGATGTGCTCGTCCACGAAGCGACGTTCATGCACGGAGAGGCAAAGCTGGCCCGTCAATACGGTCACTCGACGACGGTCGAGGCGGCGACGCTCGCGAAGACGGTTCAAGCTGGACGCTTGATCGTCACCCATATCTCGGCCCGCTATCAAGGGCGGGAAGATGAATTTTTAGACGAAGTCCGGTCCGTGTTCCAAAATAGCTTAGTCGCCAATGACTTCTTCGAGTATACAGTGGGGGATTAA
- a CDS encoding amino acid ABC transporter permease, producing the protein MDFSRIYDSIPYILEGIPVMFQVVLVSALLGITLGVVVATFKIVPNRLVNFIGHAYTAVFRGTPLILQLAIIHFGLPQLTGYITTPYQSAVIAFSLNSAAYISEIIRAGIQAVDKGQWEASDALGVPYVKQLRSIILPQAFKNILPALVNEMITLTKESALVSTVGVLDIMRRAQIVGGQKAIYFEPLLFAGVIYFTIVMVLTYLGQRLEKRLRKSDGR; encoded by the coding sequence ATGGATTTTAGTCGGATTTATGATTCTATCCCGTATATTCTCGAAGGGATCCCGGTCATGTTCCAAGTCGTGCTCGTCTCGGCCTTGCTCGGGATCACGCTCGGGGTCGTCGTCGCCACATTCAAAATCGTCCCGAACCGGCTCGTCAATTTTATCGGACACGCCTATACGGCCGTATTCCGCGGAACACCGCTCATCTTGCAACTCGCGATCATCCACTTCGGTTTGCCGCAGTTGACCGGTTACATCACGACGCCGTATCAGTCGGCCGTCATCGCCTTCTCGCTCAACTCGGCAGCCTATATCTCGGAAATCATCCGGGCCGGGATTCAAGCGGTCGATAAAGGGCAGTGGGAAGCATCGGACGCGCTCGGCGTCCCGTACGTCAAACAATTACGGTCGATCATCTTGCCGCAGGCGTTTAAAAACATCTTGCCGGCCCTCGTCAATGAGATGATCACGCTCACGAAAGAATCGGCGCTCGTCTCGACGGTCGGCGTGCTCGACATCATGCGCCGGGCGCAAATCGTCGGTGGGCAAAAGGCGATCTACTTTGAACCGCTCCTGTTTGCCGGTGTGATATACTTTACAATAGTGATGGTGTTGACGTATCTTGGTCAACGTCTAGAAAAACGGCTTAGAAAGAGTGATGGCAGATGA
- a CDS encoding amino acid ABC transporter ATP-binding protein, producing the protein MIQVNDLYKQFGDLEVLKGITTSIEKGEVVAVIGPSGSGKSTFLRCLNMLEVPTSGTVSVDGYELTKKGANVSKARQNIGMVFQQFNLFPHMNVLDNLTYAPINVLKVSKAEAVERAKKLLERVGLSEKIDAYPSQLSGGQKQRVAIARALAMEPNVMLFDEPTSALDPEMVNEVLDVMKGLADSGMTMVVVTHEMGFAREVADRVLFLDEGILMEEGKPADLLLNPQTDRAKRFLEKVL; encoded by the coding sequence ATGATACAAGTAAATGATTTATACAAACAATTTGGCGACCTCGAGGTCCTCAAAGGCATTACGACATCGATTGAGAAAGGGGAAGTCGTCGCCGTCATCGGTCCCTCAGGTTCCGGGAAATCGACGTTCCTCCGTTGCTTGAACATGCTCGAGGTGCCGACAAGCGGGACGGTCAGCGTCGACGGCTATGAGTTGACGAAGAAAGGCGCCAACGTCTCGAAAGCACGGCAAAATATCGGGATGGTGTTCCAACAGTTCAATTTGTTCCCGCATATGAACGTGCTCGACAACTTGACGTACGCGCCGATCAATGTGTTGAAAGTGAGCAAGGCCGAAGCGGTCGAACGGGCGAAGAAACTGCTAGAGCGCGTCGGATTGTCTGAGAAGATTGACGCGTACCCGAGCCAACTGTCGGGCGGACAAAAGCAACGTGTCGCCATCGCCCGGGCGCTCGCCATGGAGCCGAACGTCATGTTGTTCGATGAGCCGACATCGGCGCTCGACCCAGAGATGGTCAACGAAGTGCTCGACGTCATGAAAGGACTCGCCGATTCAGGGATGACGATGGTCGTCGTCACGCACGAGATGGGCTTTGCCCGCGAAGTGGCGGATCGCGTCCTCTTCCTCGACGAAGGTATCTTGATGGAGGAAGGCAAACCGGCCGACCTGCTCCTCAATCCGCAGACCGACCGCGCGAAACGATTCTTAGAGAAAGTCTTGTAA
- a CDS encoding BrxA/BrxB family bacilliredoxin, giving the protein MDFQLYFQDVVEQARNEVRSAGYTELTTPEEVDAALTKEGKTLVLVNSVCGCAGGIARPAAAYVNKMEGVKPDQFVTVFAGQDREATDRAREYFEGYAPSSPSIALLEDGNIVTMVERSTIESSTAEELVEQLQTLFDIYYA; this is encoded by the coding sequence ATGGATTTTCAATTATATTTTCAAGATGTAGTCGAACAAGCTCGCAATGAGGTACGCTCTGCAGGGTACACGGAACTTACGACACCGGAAGAAGTCGACGCGGCGTTAACGAAAGAAGGCAAGACGCTCGTCCTCGTCAACTCGGTCTGTGGCTGTGCCGGTGGCATCGCCCGTCCGGCAGCGGCATACGTGAACAAGATGGAAGGCGTCAAGCCGGATCAGTTCGTCACCGTGTTCGCAGGTCAAGATCGTGAAGCGACGGACCGGGCCCGTGAATACTTCGAAGGCTACGCCCCGTCGTCACCATCGATCGCGTTGTTAGAAGACGGCAATATCGTCACGATGGTCGAGCGGAGCACGATTGAATCATCGACGGCCGAAGAGCTCGTCGAGCAGTTACAGACGTTGTTCGATATTTATTACGCCTAA
- a CDS encoding DUF952 domain-containing protein has translation MEPVVKIMSEAEYTIALSRGEINEPTLQTEGYIRCCTPQQIGKFVRRHYHGERVVLVSFHVGRLGSLLHYEFDEDGERYPHVYSAIPIASVKRVQPYGSRDNGTVTYFAYERM, from the coding sequence ATGGAACCAGTCGTCAAAATCATGAGCGAGGCCGAATATACGATCGCCTTGTCGCGTGGTGAGATCAATGAACCGACCCTCCAGACGGAAGGGTATATTCGTTGTTGCACCCCGCAACAGATCGGTAAATTCGTGCGTCGGCATTATCATGGGGAGCGAGTCGTACTCGTCTCGTTCCATGTCGGACGTCTCGGCAGCCTGCTCCACTACGAGTTTGACGAGGACGGGGAACGCTATCCCCACGTGTATAGCGCCATCCCGATCGCGTCGGTCAAACGGGTGCAGCCCTACGGCTCTCGCGACAACGGTACGGTCACTTATTTTGCTTACGAGCGAATGTGA
- a CDS encoding ATP-binding cassette domain-containing protein, which produces MRWLSLTDGHEVLDDWVRTEQAKIVHLDTPLAGKVASLISEGDALRGAELAALLQIDHLFHKRFDECSSGERQLVRIAYALSKSTEALVLIEPFRHLDRFRSEHLSMLLRRLTNLGVRIAYTDRARERGVADRFLVAKTITSPHLDVNDVSYRHPLQASYAVEHVSYETRGPGLTVCIGTNGSGKSTLLELIAKSVRPLYGKVKWSERPVYLPADQEYGPFPHATNRRFAQLQAVFASEASLLLLDEPTVGLTELERRDFERALSEKAETAHIICATHDEQLIKTADRIICLSNGALVFDGDRSEYMKRSALWSHMSSSS; this is translated from the coding sequence ATGCGCTGGTTATCCTTGACAGACGGTCATGAAGTATTAGATGACTGGGTTCGGACAGAACAGGCTAAAATCGTCCATCTTGATACGCCGCTCGCAGGCAAGGTCGCCTCGCTCATTTCAGAAGGCGACGCCCTCCGAGGAGCGGAGTTGGCCGCCCTTCTCCAAATCGATCATCTGTTCCATAAAAGGTTCGATGAATGTTCGAGCGGGGAACGACAACTCGTCCGGATTGCTTATGCGCTCAGCAAGTCGACGGAGGCGCTCGTCTTGATTGAACCGTTTCGACACCTTGATCGATTTCGGAGTGAGCACTTATCGATGCTGCTTCGAAGATTGACAAACCTCGGTGTTCGAATCGCCTATACGGATCGAGCAAGAGAACGTGGCGTCGCTGACAGGTTCCTCGTCGCCAAAACGATTACCTCACCGCACCTCGACGTGAACGATGTGTCATATCGGCACCCGCTACAAGCGTCTTACGCGGTCGAACATGTATCTTACGAAACGAGAGGGCCTGGTTTGACCGTCTGTATCGGCACGAACGGCAGCGGCAAGTCGACGTTGCTCGAGCTGATTGCGAAAAGCGTGCGTCCCTTGTATGGGAAAGTCAAATGGTCAGAGCGCCCGGTCTATTTACCGGCTGATCAAGAGTATGGGCCGTTCCCACATGCCACGAATCGTCGCTTCGCTCAACTGCAAGCCGTGTTCGCTTCCGAAGCCTCGCTCTTATTGCTTGATGAACCTACCGTCGGGCTGACGGAACTGGAACGGCGCGATTTTGAGCGGGCGCTAAGCGAGAAGGCCGAGACGGCGCACATCATATGCGCCACCCATGACGAGCAGTTGATCAAGACGGCGGACCGGATCATCTGTCTGTCGAACGGGGCGCTCGTCTTTGATGGCGACCGCAGTGAGTATATGAAACGGAGTGCGCTATGGTCACATATGTCATCATCCTCTTGA
- a CDS encoding aromatic acid exporter family protein codes for MKIGSRTLKTAAAAGIAMLISETIHLDYYVFAAIIAILSIQETRKKSFRASYERVMASLIAIGMGALMFTLLGYSPATLTLYFVMFIPLVQQLKLQDGMITSVVILTHLYTEGRFSLDLFVNELLLIAIGVGVGLIVNMYMPTLDKEIERIKDNIDRALAVHFYDVAACVETGVYNDHSMMLLKTRDYLKQGKDLALRRMGNSIGKRNEDMDYLYFRMRERQYDILKRIAENSREITLVVNEAKPVATFLRLVGDNVNQQADASTYLRELEETIEHYRKNVPLPTSREEFEVRSSLLNILSDVKSYLILKERYILLLQEHGHPRQKRAQ; via the coding sequence ATGAAAATCGGATCACGTACGCTCAAGACGGCGGCAGCAGCCGGGATTGCCATGCTCATCTCGGAGACGATCCATCTCGATTACTACGTCTTCGCAGCCATCATCGCTATCCTCAGTATTCAGGAGACGCGGAAAAAGTCGTTTCGGGCCTCCTATGAACGGGTCATGGCCAGCTTGATCGCCATCGGCATGGGTGCGTTGATGTTCACCTTGCTCGGCTATTCGCCAGCGACGCTCACACTTTATTTTGTCATGTTCATCCCGCTCGTTCAACAGCTCAAACTGCAAGACGGCATGATCACGAGTGTCGTCATCTTGACCCATCTGTATACGGAAGGACGGTTCTCGCTCGATTTGTTCGTGAACGAACTGTTACTGATCGCCATCGGGGTCGGGGTCGGGCTCATCGTCAATATGTATATGCCGACGCTCGATAAAGAGATCGAACGCATCAAGGACAATATCGATCGGGCCCTCGCCGTCCATTTTTATGATGTGGCCGCCTGTGTCGAGACGGGCGTCTATAACGACCATTCGATGATGCTCTTGAAGACACGGGATTATTTGAAGCAAGGGAAAGATCTTGCGCTTCGCCGGATGGGAAATTCGATCGGCAAGCGGAACGAGGACATGGATTATTTGTACTTCCGGATGCGGGAGCGGCAATATGATATCTTGAAACGCATCGCCGAGAACTCGCGGGAGATCACGCTCGTCGTCAATGAGGCCAAACCGGTCGCGACGTTCCTTCGACTCGTCGGTGACAACGTCAACCAGCAAGCCGACGCCTCGACGTACCTGCGGGAGCTCGAGGAGACGATCGAGCACTATCGAAAAAACGTACCCCTCCCCACGTCACGTGAGGAATTTGAGGTACGTTCATCGCTGCTCAATATCTTGTCTGATGTGAAGAGCTACTTGATTTTGAAAGAGCGCTATATTCTGTTGTTACAGGAACATGGCCATCCCCGACAAAAACGTGCTCAATAA